In Epinephelus lanceolatus isolate andai-2023 chromosome 16, ASM4190304v1, whole genome shotgun sequence, one DNA window encodes the following:
- the LOC117263169 gene encoding major histocompatibility complex class I-related protein 1-like codes for MKKILLLLLFCHVSFPAKHSLKFFLTASSGVPKFPEFVGTAVLDEILLGSCDTNIMKVELKQEWLKELLENNPQQLKWYNAECSENLHNDFKATINHLKQQFNQTGGIHILQRMSGCEWDDETGEVNAFTKFGYNGEDFISLDLKALTWIALKPQAVTTKLRWDTDKAKLNFYVNYLNQTCPEWLKMYLASGKSSLLRTALPSVSLLQKSPSSPVTCHVTGFYPDRAMMSWKKDGEEIHEGMDHREILPNHDGTFQMSSDLNISSISPEDWSRYDCVFHLSGVKEDIITKLDKAVIRTNWVSPSQITADAVIGVVIGVLLLTVCITGVFIWRRNDNDSDLQTLRTLHHHHTTQLTAAPCED; via the exons atgaaaaaaatactgttgTTGCTTCTCTTCTGTCACGTTTCATTTCCAG CGAAACACTCTCTGAAGTTTTTCTTAACTGCATCTTCTGGAGTCCCAAAATTCCCAGAGTTTGTGGGTACTGCAGTGCTTGATGAAATTCTGCTGGGTTCCTGTGACACCAACATCATGAAAGTAGAACTAAAACAAGAATGGTTGAAAGAGCTACTCGAAAACAATCCTCAGCAATTGAAGTGGTACAATGCAGAGTGTTCTGAGAACCTACATAACGACTTCAAAGCCACAATTAATCACTTGAAGCAGCAGTTCAACCAAACTGGAG GTATTCACATTTTACAGAGGATGAGTGGCTGTGAATGGGATGATGAGACTGGAGAGGTTAATGCTTTTACAAAGTTTGGTTATAATGGAGAAGACTTCATATCATTGGACCTGAAGGCATTGACATGGATTGCTCTGAAACCACAAGCTGTCACCACCAAACTGAGATGGGATACTGACAAAGCAAAACTAAATTTCTATGTGAATTACCTCAATCAGACTTGCCCTGAGTGGCTGAAGATGTATTTGGCATCTGGCAAGAGCTCTCTGCTGAGAACAG CCCTTCCCTCAGTGTCTCTCCTCCAGaagtctccctcctctccagtcACTTGCCATGTCACAGGTTTCTACCCTGACAGAGCCATGATGTCCTGGaagaaagatggagaggagaTTCATGAGGGCATGGACCACAGAGAGATCCTCCCCAACCACGATGGAACCTTCCAGATGAGTAGTGACCTGAACATTTCATCAATCTCACCTGAAGACTGGAGCAGGTACGACTGTGTGTTTCATCTCTCTGGTGTGAAGGAGGACATCATCACTAAACTGGACAAAGCAGTGATCAGGACCAACTGGG TTTCTCCCTCACAGATTACTGCTGATGCTGTTATTGGAGTTGTTATAGgagtgctgctgctgacagtctGCATCACTGGAGTCTTTATCTGGAGAAGGAACGATAAT GATTCAGACCTGCAAACG CTTCGGACTCTTCATCACCATCATACAACACAGCTGACCGCA GCTCCCTGTGAAGATTAG